The stretch of DNA CCGACAAAGACATCACAGATAGAATAATAGGAAGACATATTGAGCGTATTTCCCAGCAAATGAATGAATTTGCCCTTCATTTCTTTATGGATCACATCAACCAGCGATTTAATACCCTCACTATGCCGCCCTTCGCCGGTCACGAGGAGGTTTAGGTTAGGGTAGTGTTCGACCTTTAACCGTCTACATGCTTCTATAATGTCTCTGCAAATATCCGCTTTTTCCCAAGACAATCTGCCGGCGTACATAATAACGGGCGCGCCCTTTGGAATTCCCAGTTCTTCGCGCAAGTCACTCTGAATAAGGGAGCGGTAATTGAACTGCACGGTATCAATTCCGTTAGGAATCAATTGGACCGGCATCTCTTTGACCGGCAGTTGTTTCACTATGGATGGGCTCACGCAGACGACCGCCGCGCTGCTTCTAATCAGCTCGATTTCATGGAATGTAAATGGGAGTAACATGTGGAGCGTCCATAAGCGGGGGATGCATAATTGATCTGCGGCTTTTGCAGCAAAAGAACCGGAAGGGATTTGATGAATGTGAACGACTGTAATTCCTTCCGTATTCATGATTTGTTTTAATTGGGAGATAATTTTCTGCTCATCGGCATCATTGACTATATGTTCGTTAGTGACGAAGTTAATCTCATATACGGGACAGCCTAATGCGGCGAATGCATCACACATTTCTCCACGTTTCCCGGCTACAACGACGTGAATACCGTTTCTAAGCAGTTCCCGTACGCATGTCAGAACGTGTGTTTCGGTTCCGCCGATATTAAATTGGTCCAGCACCATTAAAATGCGCAGGTCACTAACTGAATATCGCGTTTCCATGCTGTAATTCGATTCTTCTTTATTAAACCAGACCACTTGCTTGGGAGGTTGAGCGTTCACGACGTATTGTACAATCGGCTTTTGGGTGTACATGCGTTTCCTAACCGTGCGTTTCTTGCTGCGGTCCTCTGCCTTTTTTTTCAACCTGCTTCAACTCCTTATTCTGAATAAAATTCACGGGAACGCTGGGCCGGATGAGAGCGGTAATAATACAGGGTCTCCCGCAGGTTCTCGACCCGGATGCCATGAGAAACGCACTTGGCAATAAACTCATAATCCTCGGCCCCATTCATGTTCCGGGAAAGTCCTCCCAAGCGATCGAATACACTGCCTCGAAACAAAATGGTCGGATGAGAGACGCAATGCTCTCCTATCGCATATCTCTTAGGGATATCCTCACCATAACTTAGCCAATTCGACGGGGTTTGTTTTAACATGTCGCTTTCTTCAAAAGCCATATAGTTCGTGCCGACCAAACTGATCTGCGGGTGGTTCATCAGAAACTCGACCTGCTTACTAATCCTGTCCGGATGGGAGTAGTCATCCGCATCGTGAATTGCGATATATTCGCCGCTGGCCATAAACAGCCCTGTTGTCAGAGAACCGGAGAATCCTACATTTCGAGGCAGCTGAAGCAAAGTGAAGCGGGGGAATCGCCGGCGGGCCTGCCATAACAAGGTACGATCGGCAGATCTGTCCGTCGATGCATCATCCACAATAATGATTTCTATGTTTGGGTAGGTTTGCTCGTATAAATGATCCAGACAATCCTCAATGTAAGATTCTGTGTTAAAGCACGGGATCACGATGCTTACAAGCTGGTCAATTCGTGCAAGCGACACAGGTCAACCCCTCCATTCCAATAATCATGTCCTTTCACCATATGATCTGAAGAAAACAGTTGAAAGGGATAACCGTATATTTTCTCAAAATTGTATGGTGAAATATATACCTACCCAATCAAAATTCGGGATTAACAATACAATAACAGCGGCACAACATAAGGAAGGTGATTTATCGTGACAGAGAGCAGTGATTACACTGAATATACGGACTATTCAGCGTATTCGGAGTACACGGACTATCCACGCAAAAAAATCTGCTTTGCCATATTGGTGCATAATCGAAGTGAAGTGATCATCGATTTATTAGACAACATCCGTTGCTACTGTCCTAACAGTTCTGTCGTCTTGTACAACGGTGGAGATGACCCGGAATTATGTAATGGACTCGGATATCCGGTATGCCCAACCAGCAGAAAATTAGATTACGGGGTAACCGCAATATATATGCTTGAAGTGATGGAATGGCTCGAGGACATTGATTATTCCTACGATGTACTGATCAATCTGGATTCTGATGTTTTGTTTGCCAGAGAAGGCTTTGAGCAGTTCATTCTTAACGAGATGAAAGACAAGGAGTACATGGGTGTCGGTACGAAAATACCGGATGATGATTTTTATTGCTTATTACAACTTAGACAGGAAATCGATCAATGGATCCCCCTGCTGGGAAACGAACCTTATAGGGAGTCTTTTAACGTAGGGCAGGTATACAGCAGGAAAGTGGTCCTTCGTTTTTTACATGATGACCAGTATGAATTGTTAAAAAGCAACCTCCATGATACAAAGTCCTTCGGAGTAGATGAGATTGTCTTTGTTACGATGGTTGAACGGCTGGGCTATTCATTGCATGCTTACCGGGAGGATGTTGCATCAACCATTCGTTACCGGCCGCACTTTCCGCTTGATGAGGTGGTCAGCCTTGTGAATTTCCAACCTGAAAGTTCCCTCATTCATCCGGTCCATCGTAAGCTTAAGGATGAAGCAAGAAGCTTTATCCGGGAGGCCATGAAACGGAAAATCCAGCTCAGTCCCGACTATCAAGAACGATTTATGGAAGAGTATCTCGGCGAAATGCCTTATCTCATCCGCAGAAGCAAGTATTATGGCAAAAAAATAGAATGGCTTGCCGCCTCAGAGGACAAAGGGCTGCTTTACTGGAGGGAAAATCAATCAGGCAGAACTAAAGATATCTTGTTTGGCCCCTATGCATTCGGAAGCGAAAAGATTGAAGCATTAACAGCGCTTGAGAGCAGATTCGGCAATCTTGAAGCGGTATGCCGAACCGGTAACCAGCTTGTACATTATTGGAGAGATGAGCATACCGGGGAATGGTCGCCATCCGAACCATTTGCGGAAGGTGTCACGGGAATGCCCGCTTTTCTGGAGAGCAGCTACGGAAATTTCGAGGTGATTGCTCCGCTTGAGCAGGGGGGTCTTGGTCATTGGTGGAGAAACAACGACGATCCCATGCTTCCATGGTTTGGCCCGATCGTATTCGGTACGGAGCAGTATGACGAAGTGATTTTAGTAGAGAACAATGAGAAACAATTGACGGCAATTTCATGTAAAGAAGGCAAGTATCAATACTACGTTAGGGACGACCACAACAGCTGGGCGTGGTATGGACCTTACGATTAAGAGGTTGAGGACCGATGAGCATCCTGGCTGTGCAATACATTAGACCTATGGATGATGGATGGACACTTCCGCATCTGTTCAAGTGCGAGGACGGTCAAACCTATGTTGTCAAATTCATTAATAATCGTTCCGGTTCTGGTATATTGGCCAACGAGCTGATTGCTTATCGTCTCGGGAATTGGCTTGGATTGCCGATTCCACCCTATCGCATAATTCAGATAACACGGGATCTTGTGGATATGTTCCCTGTTCTGAAAAGCATGGAAATCCCTGCAGGCCTGCACCTAGGCAGCTTATACTATGAACAAGGGACGACCTTGCTGGACGAAGTCAATTTGGCATTATGCAAAAATCTACATCACGCAGCCGGGATGATTGTATTTGATCATTGGATCAATAATTGGGACCGGCATGTCGCAGAGTCCAATCTATTATATATACCGGACCAACAAAAGATTCAATTGATTGATCACTCCGATGCTTTTTTCGGACCGTATTGGGATAAAGAAGAGTTTATGGATGACCGTGATAAAATGGATGTATTCTGGGGTCCTTTATATGAAATGTTTGTTCCTTTTATTGATAGCCCGGACCCGTTCGGCCATTATGTATCGTTAGTCGAAAAGATCAGCAAGAAAGCGGTGATTCAAGCGGTACAGGGGCTCCCAAAACAGTGGAATATCTCCCGGGAAGATGTGACTGAATTGATTGATTTCTTAATGTGCAGGAGGAACCTCGTTCGGAGTGCTTTGGAGGAATTAAGGGACTATTTTCCGATCTGGAGGGAGAAGGGTTAAGGTTGATTTAACGCACCTCCATTTTAGCATGACGAGGTGATTCTTTATGTTTCACCAGCTGCTGCAAGCCGCTTCGGAACAATATGGGATCGTATTCTACGAATCTGAAATTCTTCATAAAACGGGGCGAACGCTGGTCCTGGCCTTGAAATCTCCACAGGGTGATTATATTCTGAAAAGTATATTTACCAGTGAAACACGCCTTCAGTTTATTTTGGAAGCCGAATATTTCCTGCGGCTGCGGGGAATTCATATACCCGAGATCTTTCCTACTCTCACAGGTACGCGTTATTTTCTGTGGGAAGGGGACCGTTATGTCCTGCAAGAAAAATTGCGGGGGACTCCGTTTCCTCCAACAACAATTGAGGCCGTGACTCGCAGGGCAGCCCTTCTGGGAAGGATGCATTCCTCTTCGCTAGGCTTCCTTTCGAACCATGGACCATACGGTCCTGAGGAAAGGTTGTGGCTAAGTACTTATCTAAGAGAATTATCCTCTTTGAAGCATTGGGTACACTGGTATCAAAACTCTAGAGCATCCAAAAAAAAGATGATCTTGTCCCATATCGATTTTTTTCAGCAAACAGGTCGGGAGCTCGTTGAACGGCTTGAGCGGCATGCCTTTTTTAAAAGCTGGATCGACGCTCCTCTTCAAAAGCATTTTTTGTGTCACGGCGATTTTCACAGCGAAAATGTCCTGACGGTGGGATCAAGTCTCTATATTATCGACTTTGAATTCATCCGTTATGACTATCCCTCCAAAGATATAGCCCGTTTTCTGCAAGGAATAATGAACCGGCGAAAAGGTTGGGACCCTGTTTGGTTTGATCATCTTCTGAATGCTTATCTCCGGGAAAATCCTTTGAATGATGACCAATTGGACCTAATGTATTTCGACTTAGCTTTTCCTCATAGCTTTTACCGCTTTGTTGATAAAGGCGGATACAGGAATATGTCCTTGGATGATGTGGCAGCTTATTTACAAAGAGAGTATGATAAAACCGTTTATTTCCTGCAGCAAACAAAACGTTAGTCTGAGCAGCAGCTCCGAATCACGGATTGAGAAGCGGGCGCTGATGAAGCTGTATCATGAGTTCTAAAGGTGAAAGCGGAGGGAGAGGAAAGTGCAGCTTGTCATTGGCAGGCTGTTTTTTCGCTGTTTTCCAGATGCATGATTGAAATGCGATATCCGGACTAGTGTTAAATATAATGACATTAAATAAAAAAACAATTGCAAGTACATAGTTATGAATGTATTATAAATATATAAAAAATATCGAAAACGTTTTAGATATGTGGGGTGCGTTATTATAGTTAACATAAGAGATATCGCCAAAGCGGCTGGAGTTTCCGTATCTACCGTCTCTAAAGCATTGAACGGCTATTCGGATGTTAAGAGCAAGACAAGGGAGATGATCCTCGATGTTGCCAAGGAAATGGATTATTTGCCCAATGTAATGGCCAGAGGGCTCATTACGAAGAAATCGAATACGATTGGAATCTTTTTCGGGGATAGGCAAAACTCGGGGTTCGACAATCCATTCTTCAGTGAGCTGATCCGTTCGATAAAAGATGTGGCCGGTGCGGAGGGTTATGATATCCTCATCTTTGCCAACCAGAAGCGAAATACATCCAGCTATAAGACCATCTGCTATGAAAAGGGTGTTGATGGCGTCATCCTGATTCTCACCGGCGACCAGCGTACGGATGAAAACATCCGGGAACTGCATGAGAGTCTGCCGACCGTTTATATAGACAGCGTATCCTATCAATACAACAATGTTAACTTCGTAGAAACGGAAAATGTGAATGCCTCATTCCAGGCGGTGGAACATCTGATTCAACTGGGTCATACGAGAATTTTGAAGATGGCGGGAGACCAGGTTGCCAAGGCGTCGTACGACCGGATCGAAGGTTACAAGCAGGCACTGAACAAGCATGGGCTTGAAGTAGATAACGATTTGATCTTATACGGGGAGTTCTCCAGGGACAAAGCCTATCAGTTAACAAAACGTTTCTTCTCAAAACCAAGCGGGGTCACTGCCGTATTCTCATCCAGCGATATGATGGCTTTCGGAATCATTGACGCTTTGAAGGATCTAGGGTTCAGGGTTCCTGAAGATATTGCTGTCATAGGCTTTGACGATATAGACGAATCCAAAGACTATCAGCCTCCATTGACAACCGTCCACCAACAACGTTTTACAATGGGGGAAACTGCGGCAAAAATGCTTCTTCAGCTGATCGACAGCCAAGACGGAATTACCCGGCATGCCACGATTCCAGCGAGACTTGTGATCAGAGAAAGCAGCGGAACGAAACGAGAGGGCTGACGCCTTCGTTTCAATTTTTATCTAAAACGTTTTAGGGAATGGTTGGACCGAATAAGGAGCTATCTCGCCAAATTCTCCGCTTTTTATTCGTTCAAATATAAAAGAGCAGATGGAACTGCCAATTCATTTGAGAAACAAAGGGAGTGATATGGTAAAAAAATCCTATAGCTTTTCCTTTTTTCGGAAAACGTTTTAGAAAAACACACTGGCAAATATGAGGAGGAGAGAATACCATGCAAAAAATGAAGGTATTGGTGCTGGTTTTCGTAATGGCAGTCATGACGATCTTGGCGGGATGCGGAGGGGAAAGCTCCGGTTCCGGCACTTCCCAGAATAATCAGGGTGGAGATAGTGCAGCGGCATCTTCCGCCGAACCGACCGAATTAACCGTCATTAACCAGGACCGTTGGGCTCCTTATGTGGAAAAAGCGGTGAAAATCTGGAACGAGGAACATCCCGATAAGCAAGTGAAGCTCAATCAGCTTGTCTTGGGCTATCCGCAATTGCGCCAAAAAATTACAACCGCAGCCGCAGCCGGACAAGCTCCCGACTTTTCCCTGATTGACTCGGTATGGGTGGCGGAGTTTGCGGACGCCGGATACCTTAAACCGCTCGATTCGATAGATCCTGAATGGGTTGAAAATGATTTTAAGAAAGACTTCTATCCTGTATTCGTCAATGGGGACTCCTATGAAGGAAAGCCTTATGCAATCCGTTCGCAAACAGATATGGCTCTAATCTGGTTCCGCAAGGATTGGTTCAGCCAAGAGGGCATTCAGCCGCCGAAGACCTGGGACGAATTGATGGCTGCAGCGAAGCATTTTTCGCAAAAGGACGTTCAGGCCAAATACGGGAACTCTCAAGGCATTGCTTTTCCTGGGGGTATGAAAGCCGGAGAAACGACGACAAGTCTGTTAATGCCCTTCTTCTGGTCCAGCGGCGCGGATGTCTTCAAGGACGGGAAAGTGGTATTAAACAGTCCGGAGTCGAAGGCGGCGGTCCAATTCCTGACTGATCTTGTGGGTGAAAAGGCGTCTACCAAGGAAGTGATTTCCTATGAATGGGATCGGGCGACGAAGTTGCTTGCAACGGGAAAAGTAGCTTTGTCCGTAGGGGGCAGCTACGAATACGCGATGATCAAGAACACGACCGGGTGGAGCGATGACGAAATGAAAGAAAAGCTTGGTTTCGTGCCTATTCCGGCCGGCGGCAGCGGGAAAGTAGCGACATCTGCGGGCGGCATGGACTATGTCATTTATGAGCAGGCTAAGCAGCCGGAACTCGCCATGGAGATTTTGAAAATTGTAACCGGCCCTGAACTGATGAAAGAGTTCGTAGTGGACACGGCACAGAATTCTCCGCGGATTTCGGTAACCGAAGGTCTGGACAAAGACAAGGACTGGTTCCTCGCTGAAACGGGCAAGTTCCTGTATGACGCGAATGTCCGTCCGGTGATTCCGGAATATGCCAAGGTATCGGAACAAATCCAGAAGATGATCGAGAGCTCGGTATCCGGCAAAACGCCTGCCGATCAGGCGGTAACGGAAGCGGCTAAGGCGATCAGCGATGTTACAGGACTTCCTCAGCAATAACTTGCAGCAGTAAGGGGGATGTCTTCATCCCCTACTCTTTTTAAAAAGGTGGTGGCATATGTGGGACAGTCGCTGATCACAGCGATCCGGGATAACACCGGTTCAACCAGATCCAGATTCAGCAAGAAATGGGCCAAAACCATCCCCTTCTTGCTGATGCTTCCCGCGCTTGCGGTGATGGGACTTTTCGCTCTGTTTCCGGTCATCAACGCATTTCGGCTCAGTTTATTTGATAAGCAGCTTCTGAATCCGGGGGAAACGTTCGTCGGGTTGGATCATTATTCACAGCTGTTCTCAAACGGAGAATTTATCAATGCCTTGAAGGTTTCCGTCATCTATGTGGCTGGCTCGGTCGCGCTGCAATTTCTCGTGGGGCTTGCGCTGGCTGCACTGCTTTCCGCTCAGGGCGTCAAGGGGAAAAGATTTTTTCGGACGGCGTTTATTGTTCCCTATACGCTTTCCGAATTGGTTGTGTCGCTAATCTGGCTGCAGATACTGGACACCGAGTTCGGGATTATCAATTATTTCGCCACTCTGCTTGGCGCTGATCCGCAGAACTGGCTCTTTGACTTCGCGCTTCCCGCCGTTATTGTAGCGAATGTCTGGTGGGGAAGCACCTTCTCCCTGCTGATGCTGGAATCGGCGATGCAGGGCATTCCCAAGGAGCTTTATGAAGCGGCGGAAGTGGACGGCTGCACATCTTGGGGCAAATTTATTCATATCACGCTGCCATCCATACGCTATGTGTCGCTTTTGAACATGATCATGATTACCTTGTACACCATTAACTCCTTCGGGATTATCTTTGTCCTTACGGCGGGTGGACCGCTTGGAAGTACGGATGTGATCGGAATGTTTATGTGGCGAAGTGCGTTCCAATTCATGGACCTCGGGCTCGGCGCAACCATTTCGACTTTGATCTTTGTTGTCAATATTCTGATTACTTTGGTATATATCCGGTTGTTCGGCTTGAACACGCTGAAGGAAGGTGCGTAACAAGATGACAAACCGAAAGAAAGCACTCGGAATCTATATCTTGATGAGCGCTGCGGCGATCGTCATTGCCTTTCCTGTTCTTTGGATGTTCGTCATGTCCGTGAAGCCGGCCGATGAGTTGTACCGGTTTCCTCCCACGATTTTGCCGGACAAATGGGAATTCGCCAACTATACCAAGGCGTTATTTGAAGCGGGTATCGATAATGGATTGATCAACAGCCTGATCCTGGCCGTAGGTACGCTGGCTCTAAGCGTCACATTGAGCTTTCCGGCCGCTTACGCACTCGCGAAATACGAATTTAAAGGGAAGACGATTCTTCTGCTGGCCATCCTGGCCACCCAGTTGATTCCCGGTATGGCGGCGATTGTGCCTTTATTCGATATTTTGCAGCGAATGCATCTGGTGAATACTTACAGCGGCTTGATTCTCATTTATACCGCAAGAACGCTGCCGCTTAACATTTGGATTTTAAAAGGCTTTTTCCAGTCCATTCCGAATGAATTAATCGAATCTTCGATGGTGGACGGCAGCTCGAAAATCGCTTCCCTTTATCGCGTCGCACTGCCGCTGGCTCTGCCTGGCATCGGGGCCGCTGCCATGTTTACGTTTATGCAGACCTGGATCGACTTCATCCTGCCGTTAACGATGCTGTTTAATGAGGACAAGTTTCCTTTCAGCGTTATGCTGTACAAGTTTGTCGGTGATCCGATCATGGGGACCAATTACGGCGTCCTGTTCGCCGCTGCCGCTCTCGGTACTATACCGACTTTACTGATCTTTGCTCTGCTTCAGCGCTTCTTCGTTCAGGGGCTTACAGCCGGGGGCGTTAAAGGCTAATCATTTGAAATTGTGAAAAGGACGGAGGAATGAATATGACGGAGCTGACAATCGCGATTGCACAGATGGACAGCAAAATTATGGATAAGGAATATAATCTGCAAAAGGCGGAAGCCTTATTGGATCAAACAGAGGGCAAAGCGGACGTCATTTGTTACCCGGAGCTTTTTACGACCGGCTACAATTTCGATTTGATCGGAGATGCCTTTTACGAGTTGGCGGAAACGATCCCGGGTCCGACCGTCGAGCGGTTGGCTAAAAAAGCGGGAACCTATGGAACGGCGGTAATCGGAACGATCGTGGAAAAGGACGGGAACCAGGAAGGCGTGCTCTATGATACAACTTTTGTCATCAATGAAAAGGGCGAATATATCGGGAAGTATCGAAAAGCGCATCTGTATCCGACAGAGCATCAATATTTCCGCAGCGGTTCGGATTTTCCCATATTTGAGATTTGCGGGGTAAAAACAGGCATTGCCATCTGCTATGATCATGCATTTGGAGAAATGTTCAGGGTGTTGGCCTTGAAAGGAGCCCAGGTTATCTTTATCCCTTCGGTCATCCCAAAAGACTTCGAATACCTGCTGGATTTGCGAACGAGAGCCCGTGCCCAGGACAATCAAATCTTCACGGTAGCCGTTAACCGGGTAGGCTCGGAAGCAGGTATTGTCTATTGCGGAAACAGTAAGATCGTCAATCCGCGGGGCGACGTGATCTGCGAAGCCGGCGATGAGGAAGAAGTAGTGTCAGCCACGATCGATCTTTGCGAAATCGCAAGAGAGCGGAAGCAGGAGATGAGCTTGCGCAGCAGAAGACCGGAACTGTACGGAATATTGGCACAGCAAGCATAATTGAATGCGGTAATAATGGAGGAGTTCCTTTGTCTATTTCATCCCTTGAGTTCATGCGTTTACTAGATACACAAAACCGCAAGCCTCTGGATGTGGGATGCGGGCAGCTGTCCGCGAGCATCGGAGAGGACGGTTGCATCCGTTCGGTTAATCACGTCCATCCGCGACATGGATTTATCACACTGGAATCGGCAGAACCATTTCCAAACGATAAATGGTACGACAGTGAATACGTTCGTCTATATCGCAGACGTTTAATAGATCAACCGCGCATTTCAGAAGGAACAGCAGGATTCGGAATTCTGCCGAAGGGTTCAGATTGGAAGCAAGAGTTTTTTTTGGTCCTGAATCATTTCCCGCTCATCCGGTTCAAAAGGCAAAACATTGAAATCGATGCGTTATTTATCCCTTTTCACCAGGATGGGAAGAGCGGCATTATTGAGCAGTTAACAGTTACCAATTGCGGCGACAAACCGGAGTCCGTTCCATTAACGGTTGGCGGCACCCTCAGCCTTCACCGGTGCAGCTATGGACAATTGACGGAAGGCGGCCCGATCCCGATTCCGCCAACTGATCTTGCAGTTACGGCCACTGACAACCGCCTGACAATTGCCAATCTGAATCTGCCGGCCAAAGCGAGCCTGTATTTCTTTAACGGGTCAGACCCGCTGGAATTGCAGCCGATGGAGAAAACAACGAACCGCCCGGTAACCTATTTACATGAAACGGAAATCCATTTGGAACATGGAGAAAGCCGCGAGCTAATAATGGTCTGCCGGATTTCCGCGGAAGAGGAAGAAACGGCTTTCAGCCTTGACGAGCTGCAGGATTGGAAAGAGAAGGCCTTGAAAGAAGCGCCGATACTAAACCGGGAGGGTCCCTCCTCGGAGGAACAGTTCATCCTTCAGAGGAATATCGATTATATTTTGACCTGCTGCTCCATCCCGGTGGGCGAAGATACAGTATGCATCATTACCGATCATCAACTCCTGCCCTTGTCATGGAACCGGGATTCCTATTATATGATACGGCTGCTGCTGGATTCGGAGCGGCGTGCACAATGTATCTATGGGGCATCCTACGTACCCGCATTCAAAAATCAGGTGCAGCGAACTGTCAAGGGTCATTTATTATGGATGTTCGAAAAAGCCGTTCGACCAAGCGGCTACTGGGGCAGGGCCTATCTTACCAACGGATTCTGCAAGGACAATGTGTTTCAGTTGGATCAGCAGTGCTACCCCCTGCTTGAGCTTTGCGAATATTACGACAGATTTGGAGATCACCAAACGGTTGCAAGAATTCTGCCCAAGGTTAACGAAATACTTAATATGATCATGGAATACAAGGATACGGAACGATGGCTATTTCAAACCGGGGAAACGCCGGCGGATGATGAAGTCACATACCCTTATCATTTTTCAAGCCAGGTGTTGGTATGGCATACGCTGACATCTCTGGCGAAACTGAATGAAACTTTTTCTTTTACGAGCCTCGAATTGCTGGAAATGGCCCGGCTCGTCAAACGCGATATTCTGGATTGCTTTGTTACGCTCCATGGAGACAGGGAACTGTTTGCCTATCTTTCCGACTTGAAGGGAAGCTTTCAGCTTTACCATGATGCGAACGATCTTCCAACGGTTTATGCTCCTATCTGGGGATTCTGTAATTCGAATGACCCGAGATGGATGAATACGATGGAGTTTGCTTTTTCAAAGGAGAATAAGGGAGGCTTTTACGACGGAAAATTTGGCGGACTCGGTTCCGTACATACACCTCATCCCTGGCCGCTCGGAGACGGACAAGAGCTTCTGTACAGCTTGCTGATCGGGGACGTCAAGCGTGAGCAACAGGTTCAGCGCAAATTGGCGAAGATCGTCCAGTGGGACGGACTTTTTCCAGAAGCAGTAAACGAGCATACGGGGGATGTTGAATCAAGGCATTGGTTTTCATGGCCGGGTGCATTTATATCTTCCGTGTTCATTCAATCACTTGGCGAGTGAAAATCCGCTTTTACGTAAGCAATTAAGACGACGAGGTAGATAGTTGGAGGTGGAAGTGCTGTAAGGCATGGAGCTGACGACCGTTAAGCCCTCCAGCGCCGATGGTACTTGGACCGAAGGGTCCGGGGAGAGTAGGACGCCGCCAAGCACATGAACCACTGCTGAGATTTCAGCAGTGGTTTTTTATGCTTACAGGAGATTTTTGATTTGATTATTTATACTTACCCAAGCCGCTTTTTTGTCTTGACTGACGCGGCAAGCTCAGTCTCCGCCCCCACCGCCGCCGCAGTCTCCTCCGCCTCCGGCATCTCCGCCGAAGCTGTGTCCTCCGTGGGAATGGCCGCCAAAGCCGCCGAAATCATGCGAGCCTCCGTGATGTTCATGATGCTGGCCTCCGCCGTCGGAATCGCCGTGATGGTGATGATTTCGTTCATGGGAATGGGAATCACTGTGGGAGCTGCCGGTCAGGTCGGGGTTGGACAGCATAAACAGGGAAGGATCATATTCGGTGTCGTTCCGGGTTTTGCCGGGAGGCTTGCCGTGTCCGTCTCTTCGGATCATGCCGC from Paenibacillus sophorae encodes:
- a CDS encoding carbohydrate ABC transporter permease; amino-acid sequence: MTNRKKALGIYILMSAAAIVIAFPVLWMFVMSVKPADELYRFPPTILPDKWEFANYTKALFEAGIDNGLINSLILAVGTLALSVTLSFPAAYALAKYEFKGKTILLLAILATQLIPGMAAIVPLFDILQRMHLVNTYSGLILIYTARTLPLNIWILKGFFQSIPNELIESSMVDGSSKIASLYRVALPLALPGIGAAAMFTFMQTWIDFILPLTMLFNEDKFPFSVMLYKFVGDPIMGTNYGVLFAAAALGTIPTLLIFALLQRFFVQGLTAGGVKG
- a CDS encoding carbon-nitrogen hydrolase family protein, encoding MTELTIAIAQMDSKIMDKEYNLQKAEALLDQTEGKADVICYPELFTTGYNFDLIGDAFYELAETIPGPTVERLAKKAGTYGTAVIGTIVEKDGNQEGVLYDTTFVINEKGEYIGKYRKAHLYPTEHQYFRSGSDFPIFEICGVKTGIAICYDHAFGEMFRVLALKGAQVIFIPSVIPKDFEYLLDLRTRARAQDNQIFTVAVNRVGSEAGIVYCGNSKIVNPRGDVICEAGDEEEVVSATIDLCEIARERKQEMSLRSRRPELYGILAQQA
- a CDS encoding glycoside hydrolase family 125 protein; amino-acid sequence: MRLLDTQNRKPLDVGCGQLSASIGEDGCIRSVNHVHPRHGFITLESAEPFPNDKWYDSEYVRLYRRRLIDQPRISEGTAGFGILPKGSDWKQEFFLVLNHFPLIRFKRQNIEIDALFIPFHQDGKSGIIEQLTVTNCGDKPESVPLTVGGTLSLHRCSYGQLTEGGPIPIPPTDLAVTATDNRLTIANLNLPAKASLYFFNGSDPLELQPMEKTTNRPVTYLHETEIHLEHGESRELIMVCRISAEEEETAFSLDELQDWKEKALKEAPILNREGPSSEEQFILQRNIDYILTCCSIPVGEDTVCIITDHQLLPLSWNRDSYYMIRLLLDSERRAQCIYGASYVPAFKNQVQRTVKGHLLWMFEKAVRPSGYWGRAYLTNGFCKDNVFQLDQQCYPLLELCEYYDRFGDHQTVARILPKVNEILNMIMEYKDTERWLFQTGETPADDEVTYPYHFSSQVLVWHTLTSLAKLNETFSFTSLELLEMARLVKRDILDCFVTLHGDRELFAYLSDLKGSFQLYHDANDLPTVYAPIWGFCNSNDPRWMNTMEFAFSKENKGGFYDGKFGGLGSVHTPHPWPLGDGQELLYSLLIGDVKREQQVQRKLAKIVQWDGLFPEAVNEHTGDVESRHWFSWPGAFISSVFIQSLGE